A window of Equus caballus isolate H_3958 breed thoroughbred chromosome 10, TB-T2T, whole genome shotgun sequence contains these coding sequences:
- the OR13S2 gene encoding olfactory receptor family 13 subfamily S member 2 — translation MDSQNSTEEVYFLLLGFSQYPWAQTIFFCLLLMSYIITLFGNSLILLLIYCDTRLHTPMYFFLSNLSFLDMCYTTCSVPQMLINCLATIPVISLGQCWAQMATGLYLGGVECLLLAAMAYDRCVAIVDPLRYSVHMGPQLCGLLAGTSWTAAFLLTVVPVLTMPLEFCGHQVINHFSCELPALLKLACSDMRFYESLMVGTGALTLLAPFSFIVGSYGRILMAVMRVQSMQGRGKAFSTCGSHLIVVVLFYGTAISMYMMPQDKTIRDRDKIISISYGVLTPMMNPLIYSLRNKDMKGAFRRLLGKKIDL, via the coding sequence ATGGACAGCCAGAACAGCACAGAAGAGGTCTACTTCCTTCTGCTTGGGTTCTCCCAGTACCCATGGGCTCAGACCATCTTCTTCTGCCTATTACTCATGTCCTACATCATCACCCTTTTTGGGAACAGCCTCATCTTGCTCCTGATCTACTGTGATACCCGGCTCCATAcgcccatgtacttcttcctcagcaACCTGTCCTTCCTGGACATGTGCTACACCACATGCAGTGTACCCCAGATGCTCATCAACTGCTTGGCAACCATTCCTGTTATCTCGCTAGGACAGTGTTGGGCCCAGATGGCCACAGGACTTTATCTGGGTGGTGTTGAGTGTCTTCTACTGGCCGCCATGGCCTATGATCGCTGTGTGGCCATTGTTGACCCCCTGCGTTACTCTGTGCACATGGGACCCCAGCTTTGTGGCCTGTTGGCTGGGACTTCATGGACTGCAGCCTTCCTTCTGACTGTGGTCCCTGTGCTGACTATGCCCTTGGAGTTCTGTGGTCACCAGGTCATCAATCACTTCTCATGTGAGCTCCCAGCTCTGCTCAAGCTTGCCTGCTCTGACATGAGGTTCTACGAGTCATTAATGGTGGGCACCGGTGCCTTGACCCTGCTGGCTCCTTTTTCCTTCATTGTGGGCTCCTATGGAAGAATCCTGATGGCTGTGATGCGGGTGCAGTCCATGCAGGGCCGTGGCAAGGCTTTTTCCACATGTGGCTCACACCTGATTGTCGTGGTCCTCTTTTATGGCACGGCCATCTCCATGTATATGATGCCTCAGGACAAGACCATCCGTGACCGAGACAAGATCATCTCCATCTCCTACGGCGTCCTCACCCCCATGATGAACCCCCTCATCTACAGCCTGCGGAACAAGGACATGAAAGGGGCCTTCAGGAGGCTCTTGGGGAAAAAGATTGACCTTTAA